One window of Sardina pilchardus chromosome 2, fSarPil1.1, whole genome shotgun sequence genomic DNA carries:
- the lamc2 gene encoding laminin subunit gamma-2, whose product MRSVGIFLCIVFVSFPVHGTYRHGQTRCQCNGKALYCVKDAEGLRCLKCTGNTEGRHCESCKEGFYHQRAGQSCISCNCSPTGSLGPQCDSEGRCSCKAGFTGEKCDRTPSNLKCDSQDCLPCFCNGHSNDCSKAAGYSVHNITSSFQQDDEGWHVATAQGVTPPNVHFRWSRTHGDLEAISKDILPIYFYAPSSYLGNQALSYGQTLSFSLRLDRGTRRPSVSDVVLQGAGLKVSASLGDLRTVLACAKKITYTFRLDEKPGSKWQPELSSLQFQKLLSNLTAIMIRGTFGENGRGYLDNVSLVSARKGTGAPAGWVEKCNCPTGYEGQFCESCAPGYKRHSSDSSPLNTCVPCACQAGSCDPETGECLSSDDESLGQPCPTGSYNDPQRPSTCLTCPCPGGSACSVIPGTQEVKCDRCPRGTTGSRCQVCDNGFYGDPLGERGIVRPCQRCQCNGHVNLRLMGGCHSITGECLRCMNNTSGPSCENCLPGFHHSNPRDTCKACGCDAVGSYAHECSDAGQCDCRPGYEGLRCLQSSCPSCFDPLKSKIDNYAGKVREIEVLFNSIENGGVPVNDAQMETTVRALEEVVEGMKRNADKLSEMEKSLEERLNIVSGTQLEEDREIQSLAKTIDDIKLQEQQYRKQVSTIQQLVESTKLKLQQAKQNLREAEFPSGDAAAGSDSLTGLVQKATTLADKHQGRADYIEKTANSALSDAEKALNMMRTAMTGENKVKEQIVNLKALYEKKSSEVKAMQNEASGVTTTATVESDIAADALKQISSLVIPQPPTEDVTKLAGSLNVLKKWMEGNMTAYEDLQKDVDADQSKAESLLAKAKAAQQEYDKLLGRADAAKAVTDQALEDINDNMSGVEEALENLRGYDDKISENKALAEDAISKLPGISATIKDAVDTNTQTLSVLDSVDTPYNGALGTISTLGEIVTRLEGMPDVVTLSTELERDAGVLRGDVDDLQDRADNVLDTIKEDRKTAEDERDTVVQVANDAKTALDNAQGTRSAIGETFKTVTDLLNAFGSTSGPVDQEKLDELQKAVNTATTTVNGQLRPRLKELEEIEERQKNNLSNMSASIDAIMADIKNLEEIRASIPKGCFNAPPIERP is encoded by the exons ATGAGGAGTGTTGGGATATTTCTCTGCATCGTATTTGTCTCCTTCCCTGTCCATGGAACGTATCGACACGGCCAAA CTCGCTGCCAGTGCAATGGGAAGGCCCTGTACTGTGTCAAGGACGCAGAGGGGCTGCGCTGTCTGAAGTGCACGGGGAACACTGAGGGGCGGCACTGTGAGAGTTGCAAGGAGGGCTTCTACCACCAGAGGGCAGGCCAGAGCTGCATCTCCTGCAACTGCAGCCCTACAG GTTCGCTGGGTCCACAGTGTGACAGCGAGGGTCGCTGTAGCTGCAAAGCGGGCTTTACGGGGGAGAAGTGTGACCGCACGCCTTCCAA tttgAAATGTGACAGTCAGGACTGCTTGCCTTGCTTCTGTAATGGACACTCAAATGACTGTTCTAAAGCAGCTGGTTATTCTGTCCATAACATCACCTCATCATTTCAACAAG ATGATGAGGGGTGGCATGTCGCTACTGCCCAGGGTGTTACCCCACCGAACGTTCATTTCCGCTGGTCGCGTACTCATGGAGACCTAGAGGCCATCTCCAAGGACATCTTACCCATCTATTTCTATGCCCCAT CCTCATACCTGGGCAATCAGGCCCTCAGCTATGGCCAGaccctgtctttctccctccgtCTGGACAGAGGGACACGCCGTCCCTCCGTGTCTGATGTGGTACTGCAGGGGGCTGGACTGAAGGTGTCTGCCTCTCTGGGTGACTTGAGGACGGTGTTGGCTTGTGCCAAGAAAATCACCTACACTTTCAG ACTGGATGAGAAGCCTGGCAGCAAATGGCAGCCTGAGCTTTCATCCCTCCAGTTCCAGAAACTCTTGAGCAACTTAACCGCCATCATGATCAGGGGGACGTTTGGGGAAAATG GACGTGGTTATTTGGACAATGTGAGTCTTGTGTCTGCTCGTAAGGGCACTGGCGCCCCCGCAGGCTGGGTTGAGAAGTGCAACTGCCCCACAGGGTATGAAGGGCAATTCTGTGAGAGCTGTGCCCCAGGGTACAAGAGACATTCCTCTGACAGCAGCCCACTCAACACCTGTGTGCCCTGTGCCTGCCAGGCAGGAAGCTGCGATCCAGAGACTG GAGAGTGCCTCTCATCTGATGACGAGTCCCTCGGGCAGCCCTGCCCGACTGGCTCCTACAACGACCCGCAGAGGCCCAGTACCTGCCTGACGTGCCCTTGCCCTGGTGGCAGCGCGTGCTCAGTGATACCTGGAACCCAGGAAGTGAAGTGTGACCGCTGCCCACGGGGGACCACAG GTTCTCGTTGCCAAGTCTGTGATAATGGGTTTTATGGTGATCCCCTTGGCGAGAGAGGTATCGTGAGACCATGCCAGCGATGCCAGTGTAACGGGCACGTGAACCTCCGCCTGATGGGGGGTTGCCACAGCATCACGGGAGAGTGTTTGAGGTGCATGAACAATACCAGCGGTCCTTCTTGCGAAAACTGCCTGCCAGGCTTCCACCACAGCAACCCCAGAGACACATGCAAAG ccTGTGGCTGTGATGCCGTTGGCTCCTACGCTCATGAATGTAGCGATGCCGGCCAGTGCGACTGCAGGCCCGGTTACGAAGGCCTCAGATGCCTTCAATCATCATGCCCATCCTGCTTTGACCCGCTCAAGAGCAAG ATAGATAACTATGCTGGTAAGGTCCGTGAGATTGAGGTCCTGTTCAATAGTATTGAGAACGGTGGGGTGCCTGTGAATGATGCTCAGATGGAGACAACCGTCCGTGCAttagaggaggtggtggaaggCATGAAGAGGAATGCAGATAAACTCTCag agatggagaagagtctTGAGGAGAGGCTAAATATAGTCAGTGGGACCCAGCtggaagaggacagagagattCAGTCTTTGGCTAAAACCATTGACGACATCAAACTACAGGAGCAGCAGTACAGGAAACAAGTTTCTACCATTCAGCAACTCGTTGAGAGTACAAAGCTAAAACTACAGCAAGCCAAACAGAATCTTCGGGAAGCA GAGTTCCCCTCaggtgatgctgctgctggttcGGACTCTTTGACTGGATTAGTCCAGAAGGCCACTACACTTGCAGACAA GCACCAGGGGAGAGCAGATTACATTGAAAAGACTGCCAACAGTGCCCTGTCTGATGCAGAGAAAGCCTTGAACATGATGCGAACAGCTATGACAGGAGAGAACAAAGTGAAGGAACAGATTGTCAACCTGAAGGCTCT ATACGAGAAGAAGAGCTCTGAAGTGAAGGCTATGCAGAACGAGGCATCCGGCGTGACCACTACGGCTACGGTGGAGAGTGACATTGCAGCCGACGCTCTGAAGCAGATCTCCTCTCTGGTGATCCCACAGCCTCCCACG GAGGACGTGACTAAGCTGGCAGGCAGTCTGAACGTCCTGAAGAAATGGATGGAGGGGAACATGACCGCATATGAGGACCTGCAGAAGGATGTCGATGCTGACCAGAGCAAAGCTGAGAGCCTCCTGGCCAAGGCCAAAGCCGCCCAGCAG GAATATGACAAGCTGCTTGGGAGGGCGGACGCTGCCAAAGCTGTGACCGACCAGGCTCTGGAGGACATCAACGACAACATGAGTGGCGTGGAGGAAGCCCTGGAGAATCTACGAG GCTATGATGACAAAATCAGTGAGAACAAAGCACTGGCAGAGGATGCCATCTCTAAGCTGCCAGGTATCAGTGCCACCATCAAAGACGCCGTTGACACCAATACCCAGACATTGTCAGTCCTGGACAGTGTGGACACGCCATACAACGGAGCCTTGGGTACCATCAGCACACTGGGGGAAATAGTGACCCGTCTGGAG GGAATGCCTGATGTGGTCACTCTGTCCACGGAGCTGGAGAGAGACGCTGGTGTCCTCAGAGGGGATGTGGACGACCTTCAGGACCGGGCGGACAACGTGCTGGACACGATCAAAGAGGATAGAAAAACAGCAGAGGATGAGAGGGACACAGTGGTACAG GTTGCAAACGATGCCAAAACTGCCTTAGACAATGCACAGGGCACCAGAAGTGCTATTGGAGAGACATTCAAGACGGTCACCGACCTTCTAAATGCTTTTG GGTCTACAAG